From the Aphelocoma coerulescens isolate FSJ_1873_10779 chromosome 10, UR_Acoe_1.0, whole genome shotgun sequence genome, one window contains:
- the IDH3A gene encoding isocitrate dehydrogenase [NAD] subunit alpha, mitochondrial — protein MAATAWIPTVSRLLGAFKNQKKVTRSFGNAVQTVTLIPGDGIGPEISAAVMKIFDAAKAPIQWEERNVTAIQGPGGKWMIPPDAKESMDKNKMGLKGPLKTPIAAGHPSMNLLLRRTFDLYANVRPCVSIEGYKTPYTDVNIVTIRENTEGEYSGIEHVIVDGVVQSIKLITEEASKRIAEFAFEYARNNQRSHVTAVHKANIMRMSDGLFLRKCREAAENCKDIKFNEMYLDTVCLNMVQDPSQFDVLVMPNLYGDILSDLCAGLIGGLGVTPSGNIGANGVAIFESVHGTAPDIAGKDMANPTALLLSAVMMLRHMGLHKHATKIESACFDTIKDGKVLTKDLGGNAKCSEFTEEICRRVRDKD, from the exons GTACAAACAGTAACTTTAATCCCAGGAGATGGCATAGGACCTGagatttctgctgctgtcatgAAGATCTTTGATGCTGCCAAA GCACCTATTCAGTGGGAAGAGAGGAATGTTACGGCTATCCAAGGACCAGGAGGGAAGTGGATGATACCTCCAGATGCCAAAGAATCCATGGATAAAAACAAAATGGGATTAAAAG ggCCTTTGAAGACCCCAATTGCTGCAGGGCACCCGTCGATGAATCTGCTGCTGCGTAGAACCTTTGACCTTTATGCCAACGTGCGTCCCTGTGTGTCCATCGAGGGCTACAAAACCCCCTACACAGACGTGAACATCGTCACCATCCGCGAGAACACCGAGGGCGAGTACAGCGGCATCGAGCATGTG ATTGTTGATGGGGTTGTGCAAAGCATCAAGCTGATCACAGAGGAAGCCAGCAAGCGCATTGCAGAGTTTGCTTTTGAATATGCCAGAAACAATCAGAGAAGCCACGTGACTGCTGTGCACAAGGCAAATATTAT GAGAATGTCTGATGGGCTTTTCTTGAGAAAATgcagagaggcagcagaaaACTGTAAAGATATTAAATTTAATGAAATGTATCTGGATACTGTATGTCTGAAT ATGGTTCAAGATCCATCTCAATTTGATGTGCTTGTTATGCCAAACTTGTATGGTGACATCCTCAG tgatttgTGTGCTGGACTCATTGGGGGTCTTGGAGTAACACCCAGTGGAAACATTGGTGCCAATGGAGTGGCCATTTTTGAATCG GTTCATGGAACAGCACCAGACATTGCAGGAAAAGACATGGCAAATCCAACTGCCCTCCTTCTGAGTGCTGTGATGATGCTGCGCCACATGGGACTACACAAACATGCCACAAAAATTGAGTCAGCTTGCTTCGATACAATTAAAGATGGAAAG gtcTTGACAAAAGACTTGGGAGGCAATGCCAAGTGTTCGGAATTCACAGAGGAGATCTGCCGCCGAGTACGGGACAAAGACTAA